GGCGCGGTCGCGATGAGGCGCAGCGGACGCGCACCGGAACCGCCCGCCGAGCGCGTCGCGACGGGCACAAACTTGGCGTATCGACGCACCACCCACGCGATCAGGAAGATCAGGCCCACGACGCCCACGAGCGCGCTCGCCATTTTCACCGCCCCGGCCCACAGATCGGGCACCGCGGAACCCGCGACGGCGGGCTTCGGAACTGAGTCGGCTTCGGGCTCGGCCTGAGTCGTCGCGGGATTCGGAGCGGACTTCGGCGCGGACTGCGCAAAGATGCGATCGATGTCGATGGGTGCCTGTGCGTCGGCAATGCCCCCGCTCGCCACCGGCGGCGCGGGTTCGCTCTTCGCTTCAAGCTCCGCCGTCCTCGCGGCCGGCAAATCGCCCTCGATCGCATTCACGTCCCGCGGTTCGGTGCGCCACAAACGCACCACGACGCCGCCGGCGGTCTTGGCGACCGTGACGCGGCCGGGCTTCAGATCCAGTTTCGGCGTGGAGACGATCTTCACCGCCGTTTTGCTCTCGCCGGCCTGATACGTGAAGACGCGGTTGAGCGCGTCGATCCCGAGCTGCCGATATGCCTTCTTGCCGGGCAGCATCGTCGTGTTGCCCAGAAGCAGCAGCACTTCGCGCGACTTGAAATTGACCTGCGGCTCGAGCGCGCCGAGATCCCGGTTCTCCTCCACCGTCAGCGTCAGTTCCACATAGTCCGGCGCGTCCTTCGCTTCGACGCCCTTCAGGCGGTTCAGTTTGGATGCCGGGAGTGCATACGCGGCACAAGCCCATAGGGCTGCGAGGGCGACGATCGAGACGACCGTGAGGCGTTTCATCATTCGGGACTGCGTCCTGATTTGGGACTGCGTCATGGCGCGCTCCTTACGCCTTCAGGTTCTGGATGCGTTCGACGCGGCTGACGACATCGGTCAGGCGTACGCCGAACTTCTCGTTGACGATGACGGCTTCGCCGCGGGCCACGAGCTTGCGGTTGATGTAGACTTCGAGCGGCTCGCCGGCGAGTTTGTCGAGTTCCACGAGGGATCCGGGCCCGAGCGTCAGCAGGTCGCCGATAGTCATGTGCGTGCGCCCGACCTCGACCGACACCTGCAACGGAACATCGAGCAAGAAGTCGATGTCCCTCGGCCCGTCGGCCGAAAAATTGCGCTGCGGCGCGGCCTGGACCCGTAGCGTCTCGGACTCGACCTGCCGCACGTTCGCGTTTTTGCTCGCGCCGCCGTCGTCGAATACCTCATCGTCGGCAACGGTCGGCTGCGCGCCCTTGCGCGCGGTCGGCGCGGAGTCGGCCGGGCGGCCCTGGGTCTGCTCCTGCTCGATTTCGGAAAGCAGACTGTCGATATCGTCTTGCGTGATCGTTCCCGATGCCATGCGTCACTCCTGCCGGGCAGTGTGCCCGCGTCGCTCAGTCGGTCTTCCCGACGACCTGCAGCGCCTTGTAACCGCGAAAAAGGCCCGACTCGACCTTGAACTTGTTGACACCCTCGACCATCAGGTCGATAGGCTCGTCCGCGAACTGGTCGAGCGAGAGGATCTCGCCTTCCTTCAGGTCCAAAATCCGCTCGATCGACAGCTCCGCGCTGCCCATGATCGCGCGCAATTCGACCGACGACTCCATGATGTGCCCGCGCACCTCGTTCTTCCACAATTTGTCGAGGTCGCTCTTTTCTCCGACGTAGTTCTTGGTGAGCAGATCCTTGATCGGTTCGATTGTCGCGTAGGGCAGCACGGTC
This DNA window, taken from Deltaproteobacteria bacterium, encodes the following:
- the fliN gene encoding flagellar motor switch protein FliN, producing MASGTITQDDIDSLLSEIEQEQTQGRPADSAPTARKGAQPTVADDEVFDDGGASKNANVRQVESETLRVQAAPQRNFSADGPRDIDFLLDVPLQVSVEVGRTHMTIGDLLTLGPGSLVELDKLAGEPLEVYINRKLVARGEAVIVNEKFGVRLTDVVSRVERIQNLKA
- a CDS encoding flagellar biosynthetic protein FliO, whose protein sequence is MTQSQIRTQSRMMKRLTVVSIVALAALWACAAYALPASKLNRLKGVEAKDAPDYVELTLTVEENRDLGALEPQVNFKSREVLLLLGNTTMLPGKKAYRQLGIDALNRVFTYQAGESKTAVKIVSTPKLDLKPGRVTVAKTAGGVVVRLWRTEPRDVNAIEGDLPAARTAELEAKSEPAPPVASGGIADAQAPIDIDRIFAQSAPKSAPNPATTQAEPEADSVPKPAVAGSAVPDLWAGAVKMASALVGVVGLIFLIAWVVRRYAKFVPVATRSAGGSGARPLRLIATAPLGLKKQVSLVEVAGELLVLGVSEQSVNLLARIEDPEVRRRFLGDDTKPLVERPEPGTAERFEDFAEPTPPAQRPAESPFARELRQYQQHSEMSGASEMDRERDDALRAIRERLAGMKRLQ